A window of the Methanoregula sp. genome harbors these coding sequences:
- a CDS encoding ASKHA domain-containing protein: MRTVTFLPGYRKTEIARGSTILDAAQRAGLNINVVCGGQGKCGKCIVYVQSGKTSFDAQKYGRFLTDDERARGACLACETTIDSDLQVFIPESTLIQEQKILIDGQETAIEFHPSVRKYYVELQPPTLSDPSPDLSRLLWGIQKNGGPVAEKMYVPLEVLREIPAILRHSEWKSTGTISLVPGGYRLVDLQENDTSKRLYGAAVDLGSTTIVVYLWDLVSGKIAGIASNYNRQISCGEDILARVNFARRNGLAKLQALATESINAAITSASNTAGIDREDIYEVVVAGNTVMTHMLLGIDPAYMIAEPYVPVVRRALSVATGRIGIACNKNGGLFVFPAVSDFIGGDIIADILACGMSEKEEISLLIDIGTNFEVVLGNNEWMFSCAGAAGPALEGGEVLFGMRANPGAIEKLTIEPGTLNPVYSTINGIKPRGICGSGLIDLLAELLCTCIIDRTGRINTSITNPRIRTTGHFPEFVVAWATETDIGKDIVITENDIKNLIMSKASVHAACLTLMNLAGITRRGITTIYFAGAFGNYINKKNATIIGLIPEIGIDRIINIGNGAVTGANIALINRRKRKTLDEIAYRIAYIELNAESSFMDEYTSSTFLPHTDLTLFPMVQKLLDTCRIAKE, encoded by the coding sequence ATGCGAACGGTCACATTCCTCCCCGGGTATCGTAAAACTGAGATCGCCAGGGGCAGTACAATCCTCGATGCTGCCCAGCGGGCCGGACTGAACATCAACGTAGTCTGCGGGGGCCAGGGAAAATGCGGAAAATGTATTGTCTATGTCCAGTCGGGAAAAACCAGCTTTGATGCGCAGAAATACGGGAGGTTTTTAACCGATGATGAGCGTGCACGGGGCGCCTGCCTTGCCTGTGAAACAACAATCGATAGCGATCTGCAGGTGTTCATTCCTGAGAGTACGTTGATCCAGGAACAAAAAATTCTCATTGACGGCCAGGAAACCGCCATTGAATTTCACCCGTCAGTCAGGAAATATTACGTCGAACTCCAGCCCCCTACACTTTCCGATCCATCACCGGACCTTTCCCGGTTGCTCTGGGGCATCCAGAAAAACGGGGGTCCGGTTGCTGAAAAGATGTATGTTCCGTTAGAAGTGCTCCGGGAGATCCCGGCAATCCTGCGCCATTCCGAATGGAAATCCACCGGGACGATCTCTCTCGTTCCGGGAGGATACCGCCTTGTGGACCTGCAGGAAAACGACACATCGAAAAGACTCTATGGTGCAGCAGTTGACCTGGGTTCCACTACAATTGTCGTATACCTCTGGGATCTGGTATCCGGTAAAATAGCCGGAATTGCATCGAATTACAACCGGCAGATCAGTTGTGGCGAGGATATATTAGCCCGGGTGAATTTTGCCCGCAGAAACGGGCTTGCAAAACTCCAGGCACTTGCAACCGAGAGTATCAATGCGGCTATCACCTCTGCATCCAATACCGCGGGAATCGACCGGGAAGATATTTACGAAGTGGTGGTAGCAGGAAATACGGTTATGACCCATATGCTGCTCGGCATCGATCCGGCGTATATGATCGCCGAACCGTATGTTCCGGTAGTGCGCAGGGCACTTTCAGTGGCAACCGGCAGGATTGGTATTGCATGCAACAAAAATGGCGGGCTTTTTGTCTTTCCTGCAGTCAGTGATTTTATTGGCGGGGACATCATCGCAGATATCCTTGCCTGCGGCATGAGCGAGAAAGAAGAGATCTCCCTCCTGATCGATATCGGTACCAATTTTGAAGTTGTACTCGGGAACAACGAGTGGATGTTCTCGTGCGCCGGCGCAGCCGGTCCTGCGCTCGAAGGGGGTGAGGTGCTCTTCGGTATGCGGGCAAACCCGGGTGCGATTGAAAAACTCACCATCGAACCGGGAACCTTAAATCCGGTTTATTCAACAATTAATGGCATAAAACCCCGGGGCATCTGCGGATCCGGGCTTATCGACCTCCTGGCAGAACTTCTCTGTACCTGTATTATCGACCGCACCGGGCGCATCAATACCAGTATTACCAACCCACGGATACGAACCACCGGCCACTTTCCCGAATTTGTCGTTGCGTGGGCAACCGAGACCGATATAGGAAAAGATATCGTTATCACTGAAAATGATATCAAAAACCTGATCATGAGTAAGGCATCAGTGCATGCAGCCTGCCTGACCCTGATGAACCTGGCAGGCATAACCCGTCGTGGAATTACTACCATTTATTTCGCAGGTGCATTCGGCAATTACATCAACAAAAAGAATGCCACGATTATCGGTCTCATACCGGAAATCGGTATCGACCGGATTATTAATATAGGAAACGGGGCGGTGACCGGTGCAAATATCGCACTCATCAACCGGCGAAAAAGAAAAACCCTTGATGAGATTGCCTACCGGATTGCCTATATCGAGCTGAATGCCGAGTCGTCGTTCATGGACGAGTACACCTCCAGCACATTCCTGCCTCATACGGATCTCACCCTTTTTCCCATGGTACAGAAACTGCTGGATACCTGCCGTATTGCAAAGGAGTAA